From a region of the Ignavibacteria bacterium genome:
- a CDS encoding tryptophanase, translating to MKTIIEPFKIKSVESIRFTSKIEREKILKDAFFNTFLIHSQDVLIDLLTDSGTSAMSSEQWAGIMRGDEAYAGSQSFYRFESVIQKITGFKYIIPTHQGRAAEKILFSIVGGEKKYFPNNTHFDTTRANIEYTGAEAVDFITEIGRHPEKRGDFKGNIDLIELESFINEVGPDNIPFVMLTVTNNSGGGQPVSMENIRATRKLCDEYGLKLFLDACRFAENAYFIKKREKGYENKSILEIAQEMFSYADGCTMSAKKDALVNIGGFLAMNDEELMMKCRNVLIVTEGFPTYGGLAGRDLEAIAQGLEEVIDENYLQYRIRSIEYLGEKLLAANVPILEPPGGHAIYLDAKRFSPHIPADQYPGQSIVCELYLHGGIRAVEIGSVMFGKYDKEGKLIPARLELVRMALPRRVYTQSHVDYVAEVIIEVFEKRKSLRGMKITYEAPMLRHFTAKFEYA from the coding sequence ATGAAAACAATCATTGAGCCCTTCAAAATCAAATCAGTAGAATCAATTAGATTTACTAGTAAAATTGAAAGAGAAAAAATCCTTAAAGATGCATTTTTCAATACATTCTTGATCCATTCCCAAGATGTTTTGATTGATTTACTGACAGACAGCGGAACATCTGCAATGAGCTCCGAGCAATGGGCAGGAATTATGCGCGGCGATGAAGCTTATGCCGGCTCTCAAAGTTTTTACAGATTTGAAAGTGTTATCCAAAAAATTACGGGTTTTAAATATATAATTCCTACACATCAAGGTCGAGCTGCAGAAAAGATTTTATTTTCAATCGTCGGAGGAGAGAAAAAATATTTTCCAAACAATACTCACTTCGATACAACAAGAGCGAATATAGAATATACTGGTGCCGAAGCAGTTGATTTTATAACTGAAATCGGAAGGCACCCGGAAAAGAGAGGGGATTTTAAGGGGAACATTGATCTGATCGAGCTCGAAAGTTTTATTAATGAAGTCGGTCCAGATAATATTCCATTTGTGATGCTTACAGTCACGAACAATTCCGGCGGCGGACAACCCGTCTCGATGGAAAATATTCGAGCGACGCGTAAACTTTGTGATGAGTATGGATTGAAATTATTTCTCGATGCCTGCCGTTTTGCTGAGAATGCGTATTTCATTAAAAAGAGGGAAAAAGGTTATGAAAATAAAAGCATTCTCGAAATTGCTCAGGAGATGTTTTCATACGCAGATGGATGCACAATGAGTGCTAAGAAAGATGCTTTGGTGAATATCGGCGGATTTCTCGCAATGAATGATGAAGAGTTGATGATGAAGTGCAGGAATGTTTTGATCGTTACGGAAGGATTTCCGACTTACGGAGGATTGGCAGGAAGAGATTTAGAAGCAATTGCTCAGGGACTCGAGGAAGTCATTGATGAAAATTATTTGCAGTACCGGATCCGCTCGATTGAATATCTTGGTGAAAAACTTTTAGCGGCAAATGTACCAATACTTGAACCGCCCGGAGGTCATGCGATTTATCTCGATGCAAAAAGATTCTCTCCGCATATTCCTGCGGATCAATATCCTGGACAGTCGATCGTTTGCGAATTGTATTTACACGGAGGAATTAGAGCCGTTGAAATCGGAAGTGTTATGTTCGGTAAGTATGATAAAGAAGGAAAGTTAATTCCGGCGAGACTTGAACTTGTTAGAATGGCTCTGCCGAGAAGAGTCTACACACAGAGCCATGTCGATTATGTTGCGGAAGTTATTATTGAAGTTTTTGAGAAAAGAAAATCTTTGAGAGGTATGAAAATTACCTATGAAGCTCCGATGCTAAGGCACTTTACAGCGAAATTCGAGTATGCTTAA
- a CDS encoding protease inhibitor I42 family protein produces MNKIIFLLVISSLFFICRKNGDNNGSDYKFDFDIEKGKSFQIELKSNPTTGYSWKWINRTSVSIVDTAGYKYLPDRPGLVGSGGKEIWTFKGMSIGNDSLRFEYNRSWEPNSTVESKTIYVRVK; encoded by the coding sequence ATGAATAAGATTATTTTTTTATTGGTCATTTCTTCTCTGTTTTTTATTTGCAGAAAAAATGGAGATAATAATGGTTCAGATTATAAATTTGATTTTGATATCGAAAAAGGAAAAAGTTTCCAAATTGAATTGAAATCCAATCCCACGACTGGATATTCCTGGAAATGGATTAATCGAACATCAGTCTCAATCGTGGATACAGCTGGTTATAAATATTTACCGGATAGACCTGGATTAGTTGGCAGCGGAGGTAAAGAAATTTGGACCTTCAAGGGAATGAGTATCGGTAATGATTCTCTCCGCTTTGAATATAACCGTTCATGGGAACCGAATTCAACAGTCGAATCAAAAACAATTTACGTTCGAGTTAAATAA